In Desulfomonile tiedjei, the following proteins share a genomic window:
- a CDS encoding spore maturation protein, protein MNGLPEFSAAASNAIFLAFLVGIPVYGFFKGVKVYESFVEGAKEGFEVAVRIIPYLVAILVVVGMFRASKGLDLLAGLFPDIMHSLGLSPEVVSLILTRPLSGGASLGLLGEIIAKHGADSYQARLAGVIMGSTETTLYVVAVYFGAVSVARTRYAVHAGLIADAAGVCAAIIICLAFFA, encoded by the coding sequence ATGAACGGCTTGCCTGAGTTTTCCGCGGCTGCGTCCAATGCTATCTTCCTGGCGTTCCTCGTAGGGATACCGGTCTACGGCTTTTTCAAGGGAGTAAAAGTATACGAATCCTTCGTTGAGGGAGCCAAGGAAGGATTTGAGGTTGCCGTGCGAATAATTCCCTATCTTGTGGCCATCCTTGTGGTTGTAGGCATGTTCAGGGCCTCGAAAGGGTTGGACCTTCTTGCAGGGCTCTTCCCTGACATCATGCATTCGTTGGGTCTATCTCCCGAAGTCGTGAGTCTCATACTGACGCGGCCGCTGTCGGGCGGAGCGAGCCTTGGACTATTGGGTGAGATAATAGCGAAACACGGAGCTGATTCGTACCAGGCCCGTCTTGCGGGAGTGATAATGGGGAGCACAGAAACCACGCTCTACGTAGTCGCAGTATACTTCGGAGCTGTCTCCGTCGCCCGTACCCGTTATGCTGTCCATGCAGGCTTGATCGCGGACGCGGCAGGGGTTTGTGCAGCCATTATCATTTGCTTGGCGTTCTTCGCATAA
- a CDS encoding nucleoside recognition protein, producing MLNIIWLALLVGSVAIAVATGQVREVVVSVTESAVSAFKLALGLTGIMALWLGIMKIAEDSGLVAAFTRMIAPLMRFLFPRIPDGHPALGSMAMNMVANMFGLNNAATPMGIKAMEDLDTLNSRKGTATDEMCMFLAINTSSIQLIPAGAIALLAGGGSADPTVIVFPALIATCVSTVAGVTAARLLSRMRRFRDNSEKGGKDERLA from the coding sequence ATGCTGAACATTATCTGGCTGGCGCTTTTGGTCGGATCTGTGGCGATAGCCGTGGCGACGGGCCAAGTGAGGGAAGTGGTCGTGTCGGTCACCGAAAGCGCGGTTTCGGCGTTCAAATTGGCCTTGGGGCTGACCGGTATAATGGCCCTCTGGCTGGGGATAATGAAAATCGCGGAGGATAGCGGCCTTGTTGCTGCGTTCACCAGGATGATAGCGCCTTTGATGCGATTCCTTTTCCCTCGAATACCGGACGGTCACCCTGCACTGGGTAGTATGGCAATGAACATGGTCGCCAACATGTTCGGGTTGAATAATGCGGCCACTCCCATGGGCATAAAGGCCATGGAAGACCTTGATACCTTGAATTCACGGAAAGGAACCGCCACCGATGAAATGTGCATGTTCCTCGCGATAAACACTTCGAGCATTCAATTGATTCCCGCGGGGGCTATCGCACTTCTGGCAGGTGGAGGCTCGGCCGATCCCACGGTCATCGTTTTCCCGGCCCTGATTGCCACCTGTGTCTCTACAGTGGCGGGGGTCACCGCAGCTCGCCTGTTGTCCCGTATGCGACGCTTTCGCGACAACTCTGAAAAGGGGGGGAAAGATGAACGGCTTGCCTGA
- a CDS encoding ABC transporter ATP-binding protein, with amino-acid sequence MIEVQGLTKYYGRLPAIKDVNFRIEPGEIVGFLGPNGAGKTTTMRILTCFSPASSGSARVMDMDVREDSLKIRQKVGYLPENVPLYDWMRVKGYLEFVAAAKGVSGAMRAAEINRVAVSVGIDRVMGKLIRTLSKGYKQRVGLAQALMGDPPILILDEPTIGLDPKQIREIRQLIKGFAQNRTVILSTHILPEVSQVCDRVIIINKGAIVAEDSPSNLIRTHGKASRCQIVARAPEKEFQSLLSSLDGVLSVHSSSVSHDGQTGAVVETGAESDMCPLLARSIVEKGWDLLELRPIHVSLEDVFIDLVTEETEEYTSTDEAGEKEVA; translated from the coding sequence ATGATCGAGGTACAGGGACTGACCAAATATTATGGTCGGTTGCCCGCGATCAAGGATGTGAACTTTCGCATCGAACCGGGTGAGATCGTAGGGTTCCTTGGCCCGAATGGCGCAGGGAAAACCACCACGATGCGCATTCTGACATGTTTTTCACCGGCTTCATCAGGGAGCGCTCGTGTCATGGACATGGACGTGCGCGAGGACTCCCTGAAAATAAGGCAGAAAGTCGGGTACTTGCCGGAGAATGTCCCCCTCTACGACTGGATGCGCGTCAAGGGATATCTCGAATTTGTGGCAGCCGCCAAAGGGGTATCCGGGGCAATGAGAGCCGCGGAGATCAACCGGGTGGCAGTGTCGGTGGGCATCGATCGGGTTATGGGAAAGCTCATCCGAACCCTGTCGAAAGGATATAAGCAAAGAGTGGGCCTGGCCCAGGCCCTGATGGGAGATCCTCCGATCCTCATCCTTGACGAGCCCACCATCGGTCTGGACCCGAAACAGATTCGTGAAATAAGACAGCTTATCAAGGGGTTTGCCCAGAACCGTACGGTGATATTGTCTACCCACATTCTACCTGAGGTAAGCCAGGTCTGCGATCGAGTCATCATAATCAACAAAGGGGCGATTGTGGCTGAAGACTCCCCTTCGAATCTGATCCGAACCCACGGGAAGGCCTCCAGGTGCCAGATTGTCGCCAGGGCCCCCGAAAAGGAGTTTCAATCTTTGCTGTCCTCCCTGGACGGTGTGCTGTCCGTCCATTCGAGCAGCGTATCCCACGACGGCCAAACCGGGGCGGTCGTTGAAACAGGTGCGGAATCGGATATGTGCCCCTTGCTGGCTCGATCCATAGTGGAAAAAGGGTGGGATTTGCTGGAGCTACGGCCTATCCACGTAAGCCTGGAGGACGTTTTCATCGACCTGGTAACCGAAGAGACTGAAGAATACACTTCTACAGATGAAGCGGGTGAAAAGGAGGTTGCTTAA